In Scyliorhinus canicula chromosome 18, sScyCan1.1, whole genome shotgun sequence, a single window of DNA contains:
- the LOC119953286 gene encoding actin-like has protein sequence MLKKCRRSATCILDKQKKVSEPLPVNGTDQDRRPGEQVQPEVNCSCFTLRTGALVVDMGSGVCKVGLAGQPRPDSVVGSILGYPRGKSKRNTVAVGRMVSTEPDLKLVRPTRQGVIVDWAAAEELLRHVFYEDLKVSPEEHAVLISDPPLSPTTNREKIAELLFERFNVPAMYVSYQSVLAVYSYGKTTGLVVDSGDGVTHSVPVHDGYNLPDGISRIDLGGHDLTTYLIKLLSEAGNAFHEKGRYIVEDIKQKCCYVAVDCPGDEGTRLVNYELPDGNVITLGTERFTCPEALFNPSAMGSSQEGIHVMTSNSLKKVQPQVRQLMYDNVLLSGGSTLFRGFNVRFCKEIFPIAPDDVKIKIHAVPERKFAVWIGGSILASLHAFQSMWIHQADYTEHGPLIVHRRCC, from the coding sequence ATGTTGAAGAAATGCAGGAGGTCTGCCACTTGCATTCTTGACAAGCAAAAGAAGGTGTCCGAACCTCTCCCAGTGAATGGGACGGATCAGGACAGGAGGCCAGGTGAGCAGGTTCAACCAGAGGTCAATTGCAGTTGCTTCACTCTGAGGACGGGGGCGCTGGTCGTTGACATGGGATCCGGCGTTTGCAAAGTGGGATTGGCGGGCCAGCCCAGGCCTGACTCTGTGGTGGGCTCCATCCTGGGCTACCCGAGGGGCAAGAGCAAACGCAACACCGTGGCGGTGGGCAGGATGGTGTCAACCGAGCCCGACCTCAAACTGGTGCGGCCCACCCGCCAGGGGGTCATCGTGGACTGGGCGGCGGCCGAGGAGCTCCTGCGCCACGTCTTCTACGAGGACCTGAAGGTTTCACCCGAGGAACACGCGGTGCTGATCTCGGACCCCCCTCTCAGCCCCACCACCAACCGGGAGAAGATCGCCGAACTTCTGTTCGAGCGCTTCAATGTGCCCGCCATGTATGTCTCCTAccagtcagtgctggctgtgtattCCTATGGCAAAACCACCGGCCTGGTGGTGGATTCTGGTGACGGTGTGACCCATTCTGTCCCTGTTCACGACGGCTACAACCTGCCTGATGGCATCAGCCGCATCGACCTGGGCGGCCACGACCTCACCACCTACTTAATAAAGCTGCTGAGTGAGGCGGGCAACGCCTTTCACGAGAAAGGCAGGTACATCGTGGAGGACATCAAACAGAAATGTTGTTACGTGGCCGTCGACTGCCCCGGCGACGAGGGCACCCGCCTTGTAAATTATGAGCTGCCTGATGGTAATGTCATCACCCTGGGGACCGAAAGGTTTACCTGCCCAGAAGCTCTATTCAATCCATCGGCCATGGGGTCAAGCCAGGAAGGCATTCACGTCATGACCTCCAACAGTTTGAAAAAGGTTCAGCCCCAGGTGAGGCAGCTCATGTACGACAATGTCCTGTTGAGTGGAGGCTCTACTTTATTCAGGGGCTTCAATGTCCGTTTCTGCAAAGAGATTTTCCCCATAGCCCCCGATGATGTTAAAATCAAAATCCACGCCGTGCCCGAGAGGAAGTTTGCCGTCTGGATTGGCGGCTCTATTCTGGCCTCACTACATGCCTTTCAGTCTATGTGGATTCATCAGGCAGATTATACAGAGCACGGTCCACTGATTGTGCATCGTAGGTGCTGCTGA